The following coding sequences lie in one Phragmites australis chromosome 8, lpPhrAust1.1, whole genome shotgun sequence genomic window:
- the LOC133926797 gene encoding uncharacterized protein LOC133926797, which translates to MDFQVVVLAGGTSEKLSPLASRDVPKSLLPVANRPVLSYVLDLLEASDLKDLIVVVEGQEAARLVGAWVSSAYVDRLRVEVVAVPEDIGTAGALRAISKRLTENDILVISGDLVTDVLPGAIAATHRKNGAAVTALLCSVPVSGPSDAASSGGKDKAKKPNRLNIIGLDMNRQFLLHIVSETDVEKDVRVHKRVIRAVGQMEIRSDLMDAHLYAFNRTILQEVLEQKEAYRSIRLEVLPYLVRSQLRSAPSVGNGTTVDETGNSVIPSIGNLECLSQHRVTAPSALKQDVLSNSNGGTHRCCAYIASKSKYCHRLNSIQSYCDINRDVVGEASHLSGYSFSAQNNIIHPSSVLGSKTTIGPHCMLAEGSQLGDKCSVKRSVIGRHCRIGSNVKIVNSVVMNHVVIEDGCHIQGSVVCNNVQLQERAVLKDCQVGAGYTVTAGSEHKAESLARK; encoded by the exons ATGGATTTCCAGGTCGTCGTCCTCGCCGGAGGAACCTCCGAGAAGCTATCGCCCCTCGCCTCCAGG GACGTCCCCAAATCGCTCCTCCCCGTCGCCAACCGCCCCGTGCTTTCCTACGTGCTCGATCTCCTCGAGGCCAGCGACCTCAAGGACCTCATCGTG GTGGTGGAGGGGCAGGAGGCGGCGCGCCTCGTCGGAGCGTGGGTCTCTAGCGCCTACGTGGATCGCCTACGCGTGGAG GTAGTTGCAGTCCCTGAGGACATTGGAACTGCTGGTGCATTACGAGCTATTTCAAAGCGACTGACAGAAAATGATATTTTG GTAATTAGCGGTGACCTGGTGACTGATGTATTGCCTGGGGCTATTGCTGCTACTCATAGAAAAAATGGTGCAGCTGTTACTGCTTTACTATGTTCTGTTCCTGTTAGTGGTCCTTCTGATGCTGCTTCTTCTGGAGGGAAAGATAAAGCTAAAAAGCCAAATCGTTTGAACATAATTGGGCTGGACATGAATAGGCAATTCTTGTTGCATATTGTATCAG AAACTGATGTTGAAAAAGATGTTCGAGTTCATAAGAGAGTGATCCGAGCTGTAGGTCAG ATGGAAATTCGAAGCGACCTGATGGATGCACATCTTTATGCTTTTAATAG GACAATATTACAGGAGGTACTGGAACAAAAGGAAGCATACCGTAGCATTAGACTCGAAGTCCTCCCTTATTTAGTGAGGAGTCAATTG AGATCAGCACCATCAGTTGGTAATGGAACAACAGTTGATGAAACTGGTAATAGTGTCATTCCATCCATTGGTAATTTAGAGTGTTTGTCGCAGCATCGTGTCACTGCACCATCTGCTTTGAAGCAAGATGTACTATCAAATTCAAATGGTGGCACACATAGGTGTTGCGCATATATTGCCAGTAAAAGCAAATACTGTCATCGTTTGAACTCAATTCAGTCATACTGTGATATTAATCGAGAT GTTGTGGGGGAAGCTAGTCACCTGTCTGGTTATTCCTTCTCTGCACAAAACAACATCATCCACCCATCTTCTGTACTTGGATCAAAGACTACA ATTGGGCCACATTGCATGCTTGCTGAGGGTTCACAGCTAGGTGACAAGTGTAGTGTCAAGCGATCTGTGATTGGTCGTCATTGCCGAATCGGTTCCAATGTAAAG ATTGTCAACTCTGTTGTGATGAACCACGTGGTTATTGAAGATGGCTGCCACATCCAAGGTTCTGTCGTATGCAATAACGTTCAACTCCAGGAGCGTGCTGTATTGAAAGACTGCCAG GTTGGAGCTGGTTATACCGTGACTGCTGGCAGCGAGCACAAAGCAGAATCTCTAGCAAGAAAGTAG
- the LOC133926796 gene encoding phosphatidylinositol 4-kinase gamma 4-like encodes MSSAGVIALGPVPEDFALLPICFDGSRSPHCLSGSQLQDSILIFLAVPGAPLMPMSVLGSESVASVKLRIQRFKGFVVTKQRLVLDGHELARNNCPVKDYGLAEGNVLHLVIRLSDLRVINIETATGKKFQFQVDQSRSVKFLKTKLSAEGDEDIDNLEDHKLEYDGKELEDHQLIADISKRDDAVIHLFIRKPAKVRTQQVGRDTLVTIVNPEEKANLQTEAHAVNPAKSASVKPALVEPIVVNPKVKLSPEVMKMISSTIAGLENGHLPMMSAEGSGGVYFMQDATGHKNVAVFKPIDEEPMAENNPRGLPLSTDGEGMKRGTIVGQGALREVAAYILDHPVGDRKSGHSVGFSGVPPTALVRSLHRGKSFKVGSLQMFMGNNGSTEDMGPRAFPVKEVHKIAVLDIRLANADRHAGNILVCKEGEDGSYKLIPIDHGYCLPVKFEDCTFEWLYWPQAREPFSDETIAYIKSLNAEEDIKLLKFHGWELSPRCAHVLRISTMLLKKGADRGLTPYDIGRILCRETVNRGSEIEDIIQEAEDAVLPGTSENMFLETVSEIIDRHLDKEFV; translated from the exons ATGTCGTCAGCAGGTGTGATTGCCCTTGGGCCAGTCCCAGAAGACTTTGCGCTCTTGCCCATCTGCTTTGACGGCAGCCGGTCGCCGCACTGCCTGTCTGGGTCGCAGCTGCAGGATTCCATTCTCATTTTCCTCGCTGTGCCCGGCGCGCCGCTCATGCCCATGAGCGTGCTGGGCTCCGAGTCTGTCGCCTCGGTCAAGCTGCGCATCCAGCGGTTCAAGGGGTTTGTGGTGACAAAGCAGCGGCTCGTGCTGGATGGGCATGAGCTGGCGCGCAACAACTGCCCTGTCAAAGATTATGGGCTGGCTGAGGGAAATGTTCTGCACCTTGTTATTCGGCTGTCCGATCTCCGGGTGATTAACATTGAGACTGCCACAGGGAAGAAGTTTCAGTTCCAGGTGGACCAAAGCCGCAGTGTCAAGTTTCTCAAGACCAAGCTTTCAGCAGAGGGTGATGAGGATATTGATAACCTGGAGGATCACAAGCTGGAATACGATGGTAAGGAGCTTGAGGACCACCAGCTGATTGCAGATATTAGCAAGAGGGATGATGCTGTGATTCATCTGTTCATCCGCAAACCAGCAAAGGTACGAACACAGCAAGTTGGTAGAGATACTTTGGTTACAATTGTCAACCCAGAGGAGAAAGCCAACCTACAAACCGAAGCTCATGCTGTGAACCCTGCAAAATCAGCTAGTGTTAAGCCTGCTCTTGTTGAACCAATTGTTGTTAATCCAAAAGTGAAGCTGTCACCTGAAGTGATGAAAATGATAAGCTCAACCATAGCTGGACTGGAGAATGGGCACCTGCCTATGATGTCAGCTGAAGGTTCAGGAGGGGTTTACTTCATGCAAGATGCAACTGGTCACAAGAATGTTGCTGTGTTTAAGCCTATTGACGAGGAACCTATGGCTGAAAACAACCCAAGGGGCCTTCCTTTGTCCACTGATGGGGAAGGAATGAAGAGGGGAACAATTGTGGGGCAAGGTGCATTAAGGGAAGTTGCAGCTTATATTCTCGACCATCCAGTTGGTGATCGTAAATCGGGTCACAGTGTCGGGTTTTCTGGCGTTCCTCCCACAGCATTGGTCCGTTCCTTACATAGGGGGAAGAGCTTCAAGGTTGGGTCattgcaaatgttcatggggaACAATGGAAGTACTGAGGATATGGGTCCTCGTGCATTCCCAGTCAAGGAGGTCCACAAGATAGCAGTGTTAGATATTAGGTTAGCGAATGCTGATCGCCATGCAGGGAACATTTTAGTGTGCAAGGAGGGAGAAGATGGCAGCTACAAGCTGATTCCAATTGATCATGGTTACTGCTTGCCAGTGAAG TTTGAAGATTGTACATTTGAGTGGCTCTACTGGCCCCAAGCCCGCGAGCCATTCAGCGATGAAACCATTGCATACATCAAATCACTCAACGCTGAAGAAGACATCAAGCTTCTCAAGTTCCACGGGTGGGAGCTGTCTCCGAGATGTGCTCATGTCCTGCGTATCAGCACCATGCTTTTGAAGAAAGGTGCAGATCGAGGCCTCACACCCTATGACATAGGGCGCATACTGTGCAGGGAAACTGTGAATAGAGGCTCTGAGATAGAGGACATCATCCAGGAAGCAGAGGATGCTGTTCTTCCAGGGACAAGCGAAAATATGTTCTTAGAAACCGTATCTGAAATCATTGACCGTCACCTGGACAAGGAGTTTGTTTAG